A DNA window from Ahaetulla prasina isolate Xishuangbanna chromosome 7, ASM2864084v1, whole genome shotgun sequence contains the following coding sequences:
- the MEIG1 gene encoding meiosis expressed gene 1 protein homolog isoform X1: MQDAPMESSALFMDSKNMACASFSSGEAHMTDKPGTSFSRGADSPEDIKLASDVSGATASIDRKPKFMQRAKTWSDEVENLYRFQQAGYRDENEYKQVKHVDVVERWPETGFVKKLQRRDNTFYYYDKERECEDKEVHNVKMYGY; this comes from the exons ATGCAGG acgCCCCTATGGAAAGTTCAGCTTTGTTTATGGACAGTAAGAATATGGCCTGTGCATCTTTCTCCTCTGGAGAAGCACATATGACAGATAAGCCTGGTACGTCCTTCAGTAGAGGAGCAGATAGCCCTGAAGACAT caagttAGCCAGTGATGTTTCCGGGGCAACAGCCAGTATTGATCGCAAGCCAAAATTCATGCAGCGGGCCAAAACATGGTCGGATGAAGTTGAAAATCTATACAGATTTCAGCAAGCTGGCTATAGagatgaaaatgaatataaacaagtaAAGCATGTTGATGTG GTGGAAAGGTGGCCAGAAACTGGATTTGTGAAGAAGCTTCAGAGGAGGGACAATACTTTCTACTATTACGATAAGGAAAGAGAATGTGAAGACAAAGAAGTCCATAACGTTAAAATGTATGGCTACTGA
- the MEIG1 gene encoding meiosis expressed gene 1 protein homolog isoform X2 — protein sequence MESSALFMDSKNMACASFSSGEAHMTDKPGTSFSRGADSPEDIKLASDVSGATASIDRKPKFMQRAKTWSDEVENLYRFQQAGYRDENEYKQVKHVDVVERWPETGFVKKLQRRDNTFYYYDKERECEDKEVHNVKMYGY from the exons ATGGAAAGTTCAGCTTTGTTTATGGACAGTAAGAATATGGCCTGTGCATCTTTCTCCTCTGGAGAAGCACATATGACAGATAAGCCTGGTACGTCCTTCAGTAGAGGAGCAGATAGCCCTGAAGACAT caagttAGCCAGTGATGTTTCCGGGGCAACAGCCAGTATTGATCGCAAGCCAAAATTCATGCAGCGGGCCAAAACATGGTCGGATGAAGTTGAAAATCTATACAGATTTCAGCAAGCTGGCTATAGagatgaaaatgaatataaacaagtaAAGCATGTTGATGTG GTGGAAAGGTGGCCAGAAACTGGATTTGTGAAGAAGCTTCAGAGGAGGGACAATACTTTCTACTATTACGATAAGGAAAGAGAATGTGAAGACAAAGAAGTCCATAACGTTAAAATGTATGGCTACTGA